A genomic window from Blastococcus saxobsidens DD2 includes:
- a CDS encoding HNH endonuclease signature motif containing protein — MEQEPTVAAGTSGTSGAPVAGWASGPLGAVQAADREIARQTAVRARAVAEFAASRPASVDRQPGEPGAMSAERRAARPQVLADVSEWAAQELAVALSLSTEAAEQLLTRSLTLVHRLPGTLAALEAGVLHVGHLWTMLERVAPITDDAVRARTEKALLDWAADRVTTPAQLAAKARRLGLARQDAERLLQALRERGVSVRPDRRDGMAVVESLLSVPEAQAVVDVLGRYADALDDPEDRRTRGQKMADVLLDLVLRPGESRLPPVQAQLTVVAGVRTLAGGEEPGEIGGEPVPAEMVRALARGLGLLAPAAAGPADTGSTGEGPRPGHLLAQWEVETSPPETWPDWLRDADERWWAEMEARVLAGGWGGEEDPPPEVRQRLWDEDVRGAAQLRADDGGPGAAHAAVPTREGERWAATESASCGAPAPAPAPAPAGLWPAAHAAVDEASLALLALDRAMNRASGAVDRARLADHEDEESWRRSPAGRIDAAGSDLAALVAATAPQRAALAELLDRSGGGTLVDRPRIAVVDELTGALLALTDARELRRRAHCGRPACTRRPETCEHDLTGRPGLGPPPPTDGYRPGAALDRYLRARDRRCRFAGCRRRVPRGGELDHNTPYPDGPTSAENLTGFCTGHHRGKHQAPGWTYDLDPTGTLTVTTPTGLVAQTEPPPF; from the coding sequence ATGGAGCAGGAGCCCACTGTCGCGGCCGGCACATCCGGCACATCCGGTGCACCCGTGGCCGGCTGGGCGTCGGGGCCGTTGGGCGCGGTGCAGGCGGCCGATCGGGAGATCGCCCGGCAGACGGCGGTGCGAGCGCGGGCGGTGGCGGAGTTCGCGGCGTCCCGGCCGGCGTCGGTGGACCGGCAGCCGGGTGAGCCGGGTGCCATGAGCGCCGAGCGGCGGGCGGCCCGGCCGCAGGTGCTCGCCGATGTCAGCGAGTGGGCGGCGCAGGAGCTCGCCGTCGCGCTGTCGCTCTCCACCGAGGCTGCGGAACAGCTGCTGACGCGGTCGTTGACACTCGTGCACCGGCTGCCCGGCACCCTGGCCGCGCTGGAGGCGGGCGTGCTGCACGTCGGGCACCTGTGGACGATGCTGGAACGGGTCGCGCCCATCACCGACGACGCCGTGCGCGCACGGACGGAGAAGGCCCTGCTGGACTGGGCCGCGGATCGGGTCACGACCCCCGCCCAGCTCGCTGCCAAGGCCCGCCGGCTGGGCCTGGCCCGTCAGGACGCCGAGCGGCTGCTCCAGGCCCTGCGCGAGCGCGGCGTCTCCGTCCGGCCCGACCGTCGGGACGGGATGGCGGTGGTCGAGTCGCTGCTGAGCGTGCCCGAGGCGCAGGCGGTGGTCGACGTGCTGGGCCGGTACGCCGACGCCCTCGACGACCCCGAGGACCGCCGCACCCGGGGGCAGAAGATGGCCGACGTGCTGCTCGACCTGGTGCTGCGCCCGGGTGAGAGCCGGCTGCCGCCGGTACAGGCGCAGCTCACCGTCGTGGCCGGGGTGCGGACCCTGGCCGGTGGCGAGGAACCCGGCGAGATCGGCGGTGAGCCGGTGCCGGCCGAGATGGTCCGGGCGCTGGCGCGCGGCCTCGGTCTGCTGGCGCCTGCGGCAGCAGGCCCGGCGGATACCGGGTCGACCGGCGAGGGCCCGCGCCCCGGCCACCTGCTCGCGCAGTGGGAGGTCGAGACGTCGCCGCCGGAGACCTGGCCGGACTGGCTGCGCGACGCCGATGAGCGGTGGTGGGCGGAGATGGAGGCCCGCGTCCTGGCCGGCGGATGGGGCGGTGAGGAGGATCCGCCACCGGAGGTGCGGCAGCGGCTCTGGGACGAGGATGTCCGAGGGGCCGCCCAGCTCCGGGCCGACGATGGCGGGCCGGGCGCAGCGCACGCAGCCGTCCCCACCCGGGAGGGCGAGCGGTGGGCGGCCACGGAGTCCGCGTCCTGCGGGGCCCCGGCCCCGGCCCCGGCCCCGGCGCCGGCCGGGCTGTGGCCGGCCGCGCATGCGGCCGTGGACGAGGCGAGCCTCGCCCTGCTGGCGCTGGACCGGGCGATGAACCGCGCCTCCGGGGCGGTCGACCGGGCGCGGCTGGCCGACCACGAGGACGAGGAGAGCTGGCGGCGCAGCCCGGCCGGCCGGATCGACGCGGCCGGATCGGACCTGGCAGCGTTGGTCGCGGCGACCGCCCCCCAACGCGCCGCGCTGGCCGAACTGCTCGACCGATCCGGTGGCGGCACGCTGGTCGACCGGCCACGCATCGCGGTCGTCGACGAGCTCACCGGCGCCCTGCTGGCACTCACCGACGCCCGCGAACTACGCCGCAGGGCGCACTGCGGCCGACCGGCCTGCACCCGCCGGCCCGAGACCTGCGAGCACGACCTCACCGGTCGGCCCGGCCTCGGCCCGCCACCACCCACCGACGGCTACCGACCCGGGGCGGCACTGGACCGGTACCTGCGCGCCCGCGACCGCCGCTGCCGCTTCGCCGGCTGCCGCCGCCGCGTCCCGCGGGGCGGGGAACTGGACCACAACACGCCCTACCCCGACGGGCCGACCAGTGCGGAGAACCTCACCGGCTTCTGCACCGGCCACCACCGCGGCAAACACCAGGCACCCGGCTGGACCTACGACCTCGACCCGACCGGCACCCTCACCGTCACCACACCCACCGGCCTGGTCGCTCAGACCGAACCGCCCCCGTTCTGA
- a CDS encoding tyrosine-type recombinase/integrase: MATIQDRWHRKNRETGKLERTALYGKGKRYRPHFRDPSGREVTKAFDRKVDAQRWLDEQTVALVHGSYVHPERSRLTVGQWAETWLAGRAHLTPKTLASYRSLLSTRVLPTWERVPLSKVAHSDVVTWVAAMRAEGLSASRTRQAYHILTSMLDAAVRDGRLARNPAAGVDLPRLPTTDRRYLTHAELAHLAEHCGPHRLLVLVLGYTGLRWGEAAALRMRRVDLLRRRIEVAESVTDVNGRMVFGPPKSHARRRVPVPRFLRDDLTGQLAGLGPDDLVFPSQAGTPLRVQNFRRRQFDRAAAAAGLEGLVPHELRHTAASLAIASGASIKGVQSMLGHASAAMTLDRYGHLFGDELDAVADRMDAARADWLRTEGGSAPVRRLG; encoded by the coding sequence ATGGCCACGATCCAGGACCGCTGGCACCGGAAGAACCGCGAGACCGGGAAGCTTGAGCGAACCGCGCTCTATGGAAAAGGCAAGCGGTACCGGCCGCACTTCCGCGACCCCTCCGGCCGCGAGGTCACCAAGGCCTTCGACCGAAAGGTCGACGCGCAGCGGTGGCTCGACGAGCAGACCGTGGCCCTCGTGCACGGCAGCTACGTGCATCCGGAGCGCTCGCGTCTGACCGTCGGCCAGTGGGCTGAGACGTGGCTGGCCGGTCGAGCCCACCTCACGCCGAAGACGCTGGCCAGCTACCGCTCGCTGCTGTCCACCCGCGTCCTGCCGACGTGGGAAAGGGTGCCACTGTCCAAGGTGGCGCACTCCGACGTCGTCACGTGGGTCGCAGCCATGCGTGCGGAGGGCCTGTCGGCGAGCCGGACGCGACAGGCCTACCACATCCTGACCTCGATGCTGGACGCCGCCGTCCGGGATGGCCGGCTCGCCCGTAACCCGGCCGCCGGGGTGGACCTGCCCCGCCTCCCCACCACCGACCGGCGGTATCTGACCCACGCAGAGCTGGCGCACCTGGCCGAGCACTGCGGGCCGCACCGGCTGCTCGTCCTGGTGCTCGGCTACACCGGCCTGCGGTGGGGCGAGGCGGCAGCACTGCGCATGCGGCGGGTCGACCTGCTGCGGCGCCGGATCGAGGTGGCCGAGTCGGTGACCGACGTGAACGGCCGCATGGTCTTCGGGCCACCGAAGTCCCACGCGCGGCGGCGGGTGCCCGTGCCGCGGTTCCTGCGGGACGACCTCACCGGCCAGCTCGCCGGCCTGGGACCGGACGACCTGGTCTTCCCGTCACAGGCCGGGACGCCGCTGCGGGTGCAGAACTTCCGCCGAAGGCAGTTCGACCGCGCAGCGGCTGCGGCCGGCCTGGAGGGGCTGGTGCCCCACGAGCTACGTCACACGGCCGCATCGCTCGCCATCGCCTCCGGCGCCTCCATCAAGGGGGTGCAGTCGATGCTCGGGCACGCCTCGGCCGCCATGACGCTGGACCGGTACGGCCACCTGTTCGGCGACGAGCTGGACGCCGTCGCAGACCGGATGGACGCGGCTCGTGCGGACTGGTTGCGGACTGAAGGCGGATCGGCGCCCGTCCGACGCCTCGGCTGA
- a CDS encoding putative quinol monooxygenase — MSVVVVATLTPKPDAVDAVREAILAAVPKVHAEPGCELYALHEGDGIFVMVERWESPEALRTHGKAEALTTLGAALADKLAAAPEVRRLAAVPAGDADKGAV; from the coding sequence GTGTCCGTCGTCGTCGTCGCCACTCTCACGCCCAAGCCCGACGCGGTGGACGCCGTCCGGGAGGCGATCCTGGCCGCCGTGCCGAAGGTGCATGCCGAGCCGGGCTGCGAGCTCTACGCGCTGCACGAGGGGGACGGGATCTTCGTCATGGTGGAGCGGTGGGAGAGCCCGGAGGCGCTCCGCACCCACGGCAAGGCCGAGGCCCTGACGACGCTGGGCGCCGCGCTGGCCGACAAGCTGGCCGCTGCGCCGGAGGTGCGCCGGCTGGCCGCCGTGCCCGCCGGCGACGCCGACAAGGGCGCCGTCTGA
- a CDS encoding NADP oxidoreductase — MVDDGSPAPPSAGHPLRVAVVGAGPAGIFAADALTRQSEVPVAVDLVDRLPTPFGLVRHGIAPDHPKMRAIRDTLHRSLDHPLVRFVGNVEVGTDISLAELREHVDAVIYTYGAALDRHLGIEGEELPGSLAATDVVAWYCGHPDADRAMVEAALVGVRSAVVIGVGNVALDVGRILARTGEELEPTDMPQHAIDALAAAPVEEVTVLGRRGPAQATFTTQELRELGELAAATVLVDAADLDLDPDAEERAAGDRNATRNLAVLRQWAANTPEPGRTRLRLRFYSRPVRLLGTDRVTGVEVERTAVDGDGRAIGTGEFEVLPADLVVRSVGYRGSALPGLPVDERSGTVPNETGRVLREGRPSPGEYVAGWIKRGPSGVVGHNKHDARETVAALLADATDGSLRVHGERDDLVRTLRARGAEPVLLDDWRAIDAAEQALGATRGRARTTLHEREALMAAVRAATAR; from the coding sequence GTGGTCGATGACGGTTCCCCCGCTCCCCCGTCCGCCGGCCACCCCCTGCGGGTGGCCGTCGTCGGTGCCGGCCCCGCCGGCATCTTCGCCGCCGACGCCCTCACCCGGCAGAGCGAGGTGCCCGTCGCCGTCGACCTGGTCGACCGGCTGCCCACGCCGTTCGGCCTCGTGCGCCACGGGATCGCGCCGGACCACCCGAAGATGCGGGCCATCCGGGACACGCTGCACCGCAGCCTCGACCACCCGCTCGTGCGGTTCGTCGGCAACGTCGAGGTGGGCACCGACATCTCGCTGGCCGAGCTGCGCGAGCACGTCGATGCGGTGATCTACACCTACGGGGCCGCGCTCGACCGGCACCTGGGCATCGAGGGCGAGGAGCTGCCCGGCAGCCTGGCCGCCACCGACGTCGTCGCCTGGTACTGCGGGCACCCCGACGCGGACCGGGCCATGGTCGAGGCCGCGCTGGTCGGCGTCCGGTCGGCCGTGGTGATCGGCGTCGGCAACGTCGCCCTCGACGTCGGGCGCATCCTCGCCCGGACCGGCGAGGAGCTCGAGCCCACGGACATGCCGCAGCACGCCATCGACGCCCTCGCCGCCGCGCCGGTCGAGGAGGTCACCGTGCTGGGCCGGCGCGGCCCGGCGCAGGCCACCTTCACCACCCAGGAGCTCCGTGAGCTCGGCGAGCTGGCGGCGGCCACCGTGCTGGTCGACGCCGCCGACCTGGACCTCGATCCCGACGCCGAGGAGCGCGCCGCCGGCGACCGCAACGCCACCCGCAACCTCGCGGTCCTGCGCCAGTGGGCGGCGAACACCCCGGAGCCCGGGCGCACCCGGCTCCGGCTGCGCTTCTACTCCCGGCCGGTGCGACTGCTGGGCACCGACCGGGTGACCGGCGTGGAGGTGGAGCGCACCGCCGTCGACGGCGACGGCCGGGCGATCGGGACGGGCGAGTTCGAGGTCCTGCCGGCCGACCTGGTGGTGCGGTCGGTGGGCTACCGCGGCAGCGCGCTGCCCGGGCTCCCGGTCGACGAGCGCTCCGGCACGGTGCCGAACGAGACGGGGCGGGTGCTGCGGGAGGGCCGCCCCTCGCCCGGGGAGTACGTCGCCGGGTGGATCAAGCGCGGGCCCAGCGGGGTGGTGGGGCACAACAAGCACGACGCACGGGAGACCGTCGCCGCGCTCCTGGCCGACGCCACCGACGGTTCGCTGCGCGTGCACGGGGAGCGCGACGACCTGGTCCGCACGCTGCGGGCCCGCGGCGCGGAACCGGTGCTGCTCGACGACTGGCGGGCGATCGACGCCGCGGAGCAGGCGCTCGGCGCCACCCGCGGCCGCGCCCGCACCACGCTGCACGAGCGGGAAGCGCTGATGGCCGCCGTCCGGGCGGCCACGGCTCGCTAG
- a CDS encoding Fpg/Nei family DNA glycosylase produces MPEGHTLYRLAREQQLLFAGRPVHVTSPQGRFGAGAALLDGRVLDEAYSYGKHLFARFGGDSLHVHLGLYGSFTTGTGTPPPAKGALRMRWEADGPAGAGVWTDLRGPTTCEVLSTPEVDHILGRLGPDPLRPRTDGTLAHRRIAGSRTAVGTLLMDQSVLAGIGNVYRAELLFRHRVSPFRPGREIDADLWARMWPDLVALMRSGVRMGRIVTTRPENRSRRSGAARPEDAHYVYRRTGLPCRICGTEIRTQVMVGRNLYWCPVCQAT; encoded by the coding sequence ATGCCCGAGGGCCACACCCTGTACCGCCTGGCGCGGGAGCAGCAGCTGCTGTTCGCCGGCCGGCCCGTGCACGTCACCAGCCCGCAGGGCCGGTTCGGGGCCGGTGCCGCACTGCTCGACGGCCGCGTCCTCGACGAGGCGTACTCCTACGGCAAGCACCTGTTCGCCCGCTTCGGGGGTGACAGCCTGCATGTGCACCTCGGGCTCTACGGCAGCTTCACCACCGGGACGGGTACGCCCCCGCCGGCGAAGGGCGCGCTCCGGATGCGCTGGGAAGCCGACGGTCCGGCCGGGGCCGGGGTGTGGACAGACCTGCGCGGCCCGACAACGTGCGAGGTGCTCAGCACGCCTGAGGTCGACCACATCCTCGGCCGGCTGGGGCCCGATCCGCTGCGGCCCCGGACCGACGGCACCCTCGCGCACCGACGGATCGCCGGCAGCCGCACGGCCGTCGGCACCCTGCTCATGGACCAGTCGGTGCTGGCCGGTATCGGCAATGTGTACCGGGCCGAACTGCTCTTCCGGCACCGGGTCTCCCCGTTCCGGCCGGGGCGGGAGATCGATGCGGACCTGTGGGCCCGGATGTGGCCGGACCTGGTCGCGCTCATGCGGTCCGGCGTCCGGATGGGCCGCATCGTCACCACCCGGCCGGAGAACCGGTCCCGGCGCAGCGGCGCCGCGCGGCCCGAGGACGCCCATTACGTGTACCGGCGCACCGGCCTGCCCTGCCGGATCTGCGGCACGGAGATCCGCACCCAGGTCATGGTCGGGCGCAACCTCTACTGGTGCCCGGTCTGCCAGGCCACCTGA
- the mobF gene encoding MobF family relaxase, which produces MKIYAGAPAAARHYVETGRGRPDDYYLTEGTGIARRYATGNDKGVEELAPLTGQTYEAWVAGRHPDTGEPRGWLRTDARAVRFVEVVVNGPKSWSLAAALHPDVAAAYDAAQDRAAGQIIGWLAEHATTRVGPRGGQVQVPVEVLEAVTVQHYTSRAGDPHRHLHLQINARAYAAGKWRGLHTVGIRDFLAAINGIGHAAVACDPQFRATLAAHGYTFDTDGEIRQLSDLVGPFSARAAQIGRNVDRYEQEWTAAHPGESPGPALRRAWDARAWAEDRPDKVTPQAGEDLTARWVSELATLGYRDRDQPVELTTTPIGALDRDGAAERVLARLAAGRSAWNAADVRGEVEQLIAAAGIVADPAVRIELAEDLTARVLTRCVPLLHRDGVPEHIRTLTCQQVLEVEAELTTRLADRATGPGVDLTGPDLIRPVDGLAPHGAEPTSSARLVADAHRMDAGQAAAVAALAGDRALVVIEGAAGAGKTTTLTVAAQLLQTRGQRLVVVTPTLKAAQIAAAELGSAAGSAAWLVHQHGWRWTDDSAWSRLSCHQTDPVTGGIFTGPEDAARLAAGDLLVVDEAGMLDQDTARALLTVADERGVRLALLGDRRQLAAVGRGGVLDLAAAHADPVAVLTLDRVHRFTRADGTGHTVPDTEYAELTLAMRVGADPAAVFDALVARGQLRLHSDSAALQKSLAAAAATAYAQDRPVAVVVDTREKAAQLNAAIRDQLVATGRVDETNWLSTRSGQRIGVGERIATRRNDRNLGVANRDTWTVTAIDPHGTLTVTPAGPVPKNVTPAGVTPAGPAQRMLPTDYVAEHVELAYATTAHGIQGDTVPTAHLVVSESTGAAAAYVGMTRGRQSNTAHLVAADLAEAREQWIAVFARDRADLGPARAREFAAAEAARYAQPRPLDQVLTDLHAAWAAEQRCLDGLTLAEVHRDVLGDLTAREARLAEELPALEATCQTAADAASGTRRLAEASAATIATESGRLLEQLITAWDAQREPATRSARIVLDGPGLFGLRRAACARAGAQLTAWADAWWPYVPTMPSDPHRIATTAVAADDRPRLLAGFAEHAHRHAETAHPEHSRLTAAADAARAVHDRALRSLTQARREREDRLARVDATGPAGDLQAQLDHAERDAEAMHRELTVARTRVEQLLAEPALLNQPSDRLGRERDRWRTSHDLEVSLRRPTNEPAKVRCGIRPPRPEDVRLLAPHPGRPSGPPR; this is translated from the coding sequence ATGAAGATCTACGCCGGTGCGCCCGCGGCTGCCCGGCACTACGTGGAGACCGGCCGGGGCCGGCCCGATGACTACTACCTCACCGAGGGCACCGGGATCGCCCGCCGCTACGCCACCGGCAACGACAAGGGAGTGGAGGAGCTGGCGCCGCTGACCGGGCAGACGTACGAGGCTTGGGTGGCCGGCCGACACCCGGACACCGGTGAGCCGCGGGGATGGCTGCGCACCGACGCCCGAGCGGTGCGGTTCGTCGAGGTCGTGGTCAACGGCCCGAAGTCCTGGTCGCTGGCGGCCGCGCTACACCCGGACGTCGCCGCCGCCTATGACGCGGCCCAGGACCGCGCCGCCGGCCAGATCATCGGCTGGCTCGCCGAGCACGCCACCACCCGCGTCGGCCCGCGCGGCGGCCAGGTGCAGGTGCCGGTCGAGGTGCTGGAGGCGGTAACGGTCCAGCACTACACCTCCCGCGCCGGCGATCCGCACCGGCATCTCCACCTGCAGATCAACGCACGGGCGTACGCCGCCGGGAAATGGCGCGGACTGCACACCGTCGGCATCCGCGACTTCCTGGCCGCGATCAACGGGATCGGGCATGCCGCAGTCGCCTGCGACCCGCAATTCCGGGCCACGCTTGCCGCCCACGGATACACGTTTGACACCGATGGCGAAATACGGCAGCTATCGGATCTCGTCGGACCATTCAGCGCGCGTGCGGCGCAAATCGGCCGGAATGTGGACCGCTACGAACAGGAATGGACCGCCGCGCATCCCGGCGAATCGCCGGGGCCGGCGCTGCGCCGGGCCTGGGACGCCCGCGCCTGGGCCGAGGACCGCCCGGACAAGGTCACTCCCCAAGCCGGGGAGGACCTCACTGCACGGTGGGTCAGCGAACTCGCCACCCTCGGCTACCGCGACCGAGACCAACCGGTCGAGCTGACGACCACGCCGATCGGGGCGTTGGACCGGGACGGCGCGGCGGAGCGGGTACTGGCCCGGCTGGCCGCCGGTCGCTCAGCGTGGAACGCCGCCGACGTCCGCGGCGAAGTCGAGCAGCTGATCGCCGCCGCCGGGATCGTCGCCGATCCCGCCGTGCGGATCGAGCTCGCCGAAGACCTCACCGCCCGCGTCCTGACCCGCTGTGTTCCCCTGCTGCACCGGGACGGCGTGCCGGAGCACATCCGGACGTTGACCTGCCAGCAGGTGCTCGAGGTCGAGGCTGAGCTGACCACCCGGCTCGCCGACCGCGCCACCGGACCTGGCGTTGATCTGACGGGCCCCGACCTGATCCGGCCGGTCGACGGCCTGGCCCCGCACGGTGCGGAGCCGACCTCGTCGGCCCGGCTGGTCGCCGACGCCCATCGGATGGACGCAGGGCAGGCCGCGGCGGTCGCGGCGCTGGCCGGCGACCGAGCGCTGGTCGTCATCGAAGGCGCCGCCGGCGCCGGCAAGACCACCACCCTGACCGTCGCCGCCCAACTGCTGCAGACGCGGGGACAGCGGCTGGTGGTCGTCACCCCGACGCTGAAGGCCGCCCAGATCGCCGCCGCCGAGCTCGGATCGGCAGCCGGTTCGGCCGCCTGGCTGGTGCACCAGCACGGCTGGCGCTGGACCGACGACAGCGCCTGGAGTCGGCTCAGCTGCCACCAGACCGACCCGGTCACCGGTGGTATCTTCACCGGGCCCGAGGACGCCGCGCGCTTGGCCGCCGGGGACCTGCTGGTGGTGGACGAGGCCGGCATGCTCGACCAGGACACCGCCCGTGCCCTGCTCACCGTCGCCGACGAGCGCGGCGTGCGTCTGGCACTGCTCGGTGACCGCCGGCAGCTGGCCGCGGTCGGCCGCGGCGGCGTCCTGGACCTCGCCGCAGCACACGCCGACCCGGTCGCGGTGCTGACCTTGGACCGGGTACACCGTTTCACCCGCGCCGACGGCACCGGCCACACCGTGCCTGACACCGAGTACGCCGAGCTGACCTTGGCCATGCGCGTTGGCGCCGATCCAGCAGCGGTGTTCGACGCGCTGGTCGCCCGCGGCCAGCTCCGGCTGCATTCCGACAGTGCTGCGCTGCAGAAGTCGCTGGCCGCCGCGGCAGCCACCGCCTACGCCCAGGACCGACCGGTGGCGGTAGTGGTGGATACCCGCGAGAAGGCCGCGCAGCTCAACGCCGCCATCCGGGACCAACTCGTCGCCACCGGCCGCGTCGACGAGACGAATTGGTTGAGCACCCGCTCGGGACAGCGGATCGGCGTCGGAGAGCGGATCGCCACCCGCCGCAACGACCGGAACCTGGGCGTCGCAAACCGCGACACGTGGACCGTCACCGCGATCGACCCGCACGGAACCCTCACTGTCACCCCTGCCGGTCCTGTTCCGAAGAACGTCACCCCGGCCGGTGTCACCCCCGCTGGCCCGGCACAGCGGATGTTGCCCACCGATTACGTCGCCGAGCACGTCGAACTGGCCTACGCCACCACCGCACACGGCATACAGGGCGACACCGTTCCCACGGCGCACCTGGTCGTCAGCGAGTCCACCGGTGCCGCGGCCGCCTACGTGGGCATGACCCGCGGCCGGCAGTCCAACACCGCCCACCTGGTCGCCGCCGACCTGGCCGAGGCGCGGGAGCAGTGGATCGCCGTGTTCGCCCGCGACCGGGCCGACCTCGGCCCAGCCCGCGCCAGAGAATTCGCCGCCGCCGAGGCCGCCCGCTACGCCCAACCACGGCCGCTCGATCAGGTGCTCACCGACCTGCACGCCGCGTGGGCAGCCGAGCAGCGCTGCCTGGACGGCCTCACCCTCGCTGAGGTGCACCGCGACGTGCTGGGCGACCTCACCGCGCGCGAGGCGCGGCTCGCCGAGGAGCTTCCGGCGTTGGAGGCGACCTGTCAGACGGCGGCCGACGCAGCCAGCGGGACCAGGCGACTTGCCGAGGCCAGCGCGGCCACCATCGCCACCGAGTCCGGCCGGCTGCTCGAGCAGCTGATCACCGCCTGGGACGCCCAGCGTGAGCCCGCCACCAGGTCCGCCCGCATCGTCCTGGACGGCCCCGGCCTGTTCGGCCTGCGGCGCGCTGCCTGCGCCCGCGCCGGCGCACAGCTCACCGCCTGGGCCGACGCTTGGTGGCCCTACGTACCGACCATGCCCAGCGACCCACATCGGATCGCCACTACAGCCGTCGCGGCCGACGACCGTCCACGTCTCCTGGCCGGCTTCGCCGAGCATGCCCATCGCCACGCTGAGACCGCGCATCCCGAACACAGCCGACTGACCGCCGCAGCCGACGCCGCCCGGGCGGTGCACGACCGCGCCCTGCGCAGCCTCACCCAAGCCCGCCGCGAGCGCGAGGACCGCCTGGCCCGCGTGGACGCGACCGGCCCTGCCGGCGACCTGCAGGCCCAGCTGGACCATGCCGAACGGGATGCCGAGGCGATGCACCGGGAACTCACCGTCGCCCGGACACGAGTCGAGCAGCTGCTCGCCGAGCCGGCCCTCCTCAACCAACCGAGCGACCGGCTCGGGCGGGAGCGCGACCGCTGGCGTACGAGTCATGACCTCGAGGTCTCCCTGCGCCGGCCAACCAACGAGCCGGCGAAAGTGCGCTGCGGCATCCGACCTCCGAGACCGGAGGACGTCCGACTCCTCGCACCGCATCCCGGCAGGCCTTCAGGACCGCCGCGGTGA
- a CDS encoding GNAT family N-acetyltransferase: protein METTVVDVPERGRFEVRQGERVVGLASYHVENGQMTLPHTEVDPSLGGQGIGKALVAGVLSAARERGLTVLPYCSFVRHYIQQHPELVDLVAVGDRPHFGLETADR from the coding sequence ATGGAGACCACGGTGGTCGACGTCCCCGAGCGGGGCCGCTTCGAGGTCCGGCAGGGCGAACGCGTCGTCGGGCTGGCCAGTTACCACGTCGAGAACGGGCAGATGACGCTCCCGCACACCGAGGTGGACCCCTCTCTGGGCGGTCAGGGCATCGGGAAGGCGCTGGTCGCCGGCGTGCTCTCCGCCGCGCGCGAGCGCGGCCTCACCGTGCTCCCCTACTGCTCCTTCGTGCGGCACTACATCCAGCAGCACCCCGAGCTGGTCGACCTGGTCGCCGTCGGCGACCGCCCGCACTTCGGCCTGGAGACCGCCGACCGCTGA